From the Salipiger sp. CCB-MM3 genome, the window CGTAAAGACCTACCGCTATGACGACGGCTCGACCCGCACCGTCGTGGCCTATGACGACGGCACGACGGTCGAGACGATCAAGGCCGCCGATGGCCGGGTGCTGCGCCGTGCGCGCATCCTTCCCGATGGTCAGCAGGTTCTGCTCTTTGACGACACGCAGCAGGCGCAGGACGTGGTGGTGAGCGAACTGCCGCAGGCCCGTACCCAGCGTCTCAACTTCCGTGATCTGCAGGGTGAGGACCTCGCCGCCGCGCTGGCCGCTCAGGAAGCCGAGGGCGTGAACCGCGCCTTCTCGCTGAACCAGATCCGCAACATTGACCGCGTGCGCCATCTGGTGCCCGAGATCTCGGTGGACACGGTGACCTTTCCGACCAACTCCGCGGCGATCCGCCCCGGTGAGGCCGAGGAACTGGCGGCGCTCGGCAATGCGATGAAGCGGATGATCGAGCAGAACCCGTCGGAGGTCTTCCTGATCGAGGGTCACACCGACGCCACGGGCTCGGCCAGCTACAATCTTGCGCTGTCGGATCGCCGCGCGGAATCCGTGGCGCTGGCGCTGACCGAATATTTCGACGTGCCGCCGTCGAACATGGTGCTGCAGGGCTACGGCGAAAGTGATCTTGCGGTGCAAAGCCAGGGCGACGAGCGTGAAAACCGCCGCGCCGCGTGCGCCGCATCACCACGCTGCTGCAGGGCGACTGACGCCCGACCGAGCACACCAACAAAGCGCCCGCCCGGTTCCCCGTGGCGGGCGTTTTCTATGCGACGAAGCGCTGGCCAGAGACGCTTTAACGCCGTCGCTCCAACTTCGCCGCTTTATCTTCTTCTCTTTGAAAATACGCCGGGGGTGAGCCGCGCAGCGGCGAGGGGCAGCGCCCCCTCAATCCCAGAGCGTCACGCGGTTCAGCCGCCGGTATGGCTCATGTGCCGCGACACGCGCCCGTCCACTGACTGGCGCGAATAGTCGAAATCATGGCCCTTGGGCTTGCGCGCGATGGCGGCGCGGATCGCCTCTTCGAGCGGCGCGTCACTGCCCGGATGGTTGCGCAGCGGCGCGCGCAGATCGGCGTTGTCCTCTTGACCGAGGCACATATAAAGCTCGCCGGTGCAGGTCAGCCGCACGCGATTGCAGCTTTCGCAGAAGTTATGCGTCAGCGGGGTGATGAAGCCGATCTTCTGGCCGGTCTCTTCCAGACGCACGTAGCGGGCCGGGCCGCCGGTGCTTTCGGGAAGATCGGTGAGCGTATACTGCTCGGCGAGCTTGGCGCGCACATCCGACAGCTTCCAATACTGGCCCAGCCGGTCCTCATTGCCGATGTCACCCATGGGCATGACCTCGATCCACGTCAGATCGATGCCGCGCTCGGCGCACCATTCGGTCATCGAGAACAGCTCGTCCTCGTTGAAGCCCTTCAGCGCCACGGCGTTCAGCTTCACCCGCATGCCCACGGCCTGCGCCGCGTCGATGCCGCGCAGCACTTGCGGCAGGCGGCCCCAGCGGGTGATATTGGCGAATTTCTGTTCGTCCAGCGTGTCGAGCGAGATGTTCACCCGGCGCACCCCCGCGTCCCACAGCGGCTGCGCAAAGCGTTCGAGCTGCGAGCCATTGGTGGTCAGGGTCAATTCCTTCAGCGCCCCGGAGTCGAGATGCCGGTCATCGCGCCAAAGAAGGTCATGATGTCGCGCCGGACCAGAGGCTCACCGCCGGTGATGCGCAGTTTCTCGACGCCAAGGCCGACGAAGGTCGAGCACAGGCGGTCAAGCTCTTCGAGCGTCAGAAGCTCCTTCTTGGGCAGGAAGCTCATGTTCTCGGACATGCAATAGACGCAGCGGAAATCGCAGCGGTCCGTCACCGAGACGCGCAGGTAAGAGATCGGGCGGAGGAATGGATCGACAAGCGGGGTCATGGGTCTGAATGTATGCGCGAAACCCTGCCGGGACAAGCCGCTGCGCGATTGTCAGACCGGGGGGTGCGCCCTAATCTTGCACACATGACAGTGAACGTTGCGACACACGCCCCGATCCGCAGCCGCCGCGCCCAAGCTGGCGCTGGCGCAGAAAACTCGTTTAGGCGCGGCGCTTGTCGCGCTTGGTGCCTGCGCGCAGCAGGGCGCGCAGACCCTACCAGCCCTACGCCCGAGGCGCAGGCCCCGACCCAGACCTCGGTGACCACGGCGCGCCGCCCGCCAGCGCGCGTACCGAGAAGAGTTCGACACCACCAGCGTCGAGGAACGCGCCGCCGCCGCCGCCGCGCCAAGCAGTTCCGAGCGTCAGCTTGGCAGCACGGTGGCCTCGCTGGGCGATCCCGCCGAGCCGGGCTTCTGGCTCGAAACGCCGCTGGTCTCTAGCGTGACCAAGGGCAGGGTGGTCTATCCCGGCACCGGCAAGTCGGCACAGGTCGAGCTTCGCCCCATCGACGGCCCGGCATCGGGTGGCAGCCGGATCTCGCTGGCGGCCATGCGCCTCATCGGCGCGCCGCTGACCGATCTGCCGACCATCACGGTCTACGCGGGCGGCGCGGCAAGCTGAGCGCAGCCCAACGGGTCGCGGCGCGGCGGGGGCGGGCGGCCCCCGATCCCCCGCGCGCGCTCTGCGCTTGAAGGGCGACCGGCGCTGGTTTATGTCCCCCGGAACAAACGACAGACCAAAACCGCCCTTTTCCCAGGAAAGACCCGCATGCGCGCCGAGATCCAGAACACCGTCGAGAAAATCAAGAAGTCGGTCGACCTGCTGGAGCAGCGCCTTGACTGGGAGACTGCGGAGTTCCGGCTCGAGGAGTTCAACGCGCGGGTCGAAGACCCGAACCTCTGGGACGATCCTGCCGCGGCGCAAAAGCTGATGCGCGAGCGTCAACAGCTGGTGGATGCCATCGACACCTACAAGTCGATCAAGCAGGAACTGGCGGATCAGATTGAACTGATCGAACTGGGCGAGATGGAAGAAGACGACGAGGTCGTCGCCGAGGCCGAGACGTCGCTCAAGGCGCTGGCCGAGACCGCGGGGCAGAAAGAGCTTGAGGCGCTGCTCGACGGCGAGGCCGACGGCAATGACACCTTCCTCGAGATCAACGCCGGTGCCGGTGGCACCGAGGCCTGTGACTGGGCCGCCATGCTGCAGCGGATGTACGTCCGCTGGGCCGAAAAGCGCGGCTATGAGGTCGAGCTTCAGTCGGAAGAAGCGGGCGCCGAGGCGGGCATCAAATCCTGCGCCTACAAGATCTCTGGCCCCAACGCCTATGGCTGGCTGAAGTCCGAAAGCGGCGTGCACCGTCTGGTGCGCATCTCGCCCTTCGGCAAGGGCACGCGCGAGACCTCCTTTGCCTCGGTCTGGGTCTACCCGGTGGTTGACGACAATATCGAGATCGAAGTGAACCCCGCCGACATCCGCGTCGACACCTACCGCTCGTCCGGCGCGGGCGGTCAGCACGTGAACACCACCGACTCTGCGGTGCGGATCACCCACCATCCCACGGGCATCGTCGTGACCTCGTCGGAAAAGTCGCAGCACCAGAACCGCGATATCGCCATGAAGGCCCTGAAATCGCGGCTCTATCAGATGGAGCTCGACAAGCGGAACGCGGCGATCAACGAGGCCCATGAGAACAAGGGCTCGGCGGGCTGGGGCAACCAGATCCGGTCGTACGTGCTGCAGCCCTACCAGATGGTGAAGGACCTGCGCACCAGCCACGAGACCTCGGACACGCAAGGCGTGCTCGATGGAGATCTCGACCCGTTCATGGGCGCGACGCTGGCGCAGCAGGTCTCGGGCAAGTCCCGCGCCGACGCCCGCGACGACTGATCCTGCCACGCCCGCCCGACAGGATGCTTGCCTAACGCGGTCCCTCCCGGCTTAAATCTCCTGCAAGAGGGGATCGGAGGGAAGGCGTATGGAGCGTATCGGGTCGGAGAGCACTGGCGAGGACAAAGACGCGCGGCGCTTTGGTCCGGATGATCATGCCGAGGCCCCGTTGCACGGGGTGCCCGAGTTTTCCGACGTCACGGTCAAGACATTGCGCAAGGCATTGCGGCAGGGCTGGTCCGATCTGGTCTTCGCGCCCGGCTTCGCGCTGGTCTTTGCCGGCGTCTACGTGCTGGCGGGCCTGTTTCTGGCGTGGCTGACCTTGGCGACCGGCACCAGCTATTGGCTGGTTCTGGCGGCGATCGGCTTTCCGCTGATCAGCCCCTTTGCGGCGGTGGGCTTTTACGAGGTCTCGCGCCGCCTCGAACGCGGCCAGCCCTTGGACTGGATGCAGATCTTCAGCGTCATCCTGCGGCAGTCCAAACGGCAATTGCCCTCGCTCTGCGCGGTGATCGTCATCGTCTTTCTGTTCTGGTTCTTCCTCGGCCACATGA encodes:
- the prfB gene encoding peptide chain release factor 2, producing the protein MRAEIQNTVEKIKKSVDLLEQRLDWETAEFRLEEFNARVEDPNLWDDPAAAQKLMRERQQLVDAIDTYKSIKQELADQIELIELGEMEEDDEVVAEAETSLKALAETAGQKELEALLDGEADGNDTFLEINAGAGGTEACDWAAMLQRMYVRWAEKRGYEVELQSEEAGAEAGIKSCAYKISGPNAYGWLKSESGVHRLVRISPFGKGTRETSFASVWVYPVVDDNIEIEVNPADIRVDTYRSSGAGGQHVNTTDSAVRITHHPTGIVVTSSEKSQHQNRDIAMKALKSRLYQMELDKRNAAINEAHENKGSAGWGNQIRSYVLQPYQMVKDLRTSHETSDTQGVLDGDLDPFMGATLAQQVSGKSRADARDD
- a CDS encoding DUF2189 domain-containing protein codes for the protein MERIGSESTGEDKDARRFGPDDHAEAPLHGVPEFSDVTVKTLRKALRQGWSDLVFAPGFALVFAGVYVLAGLFLAWLTLATGTSYWLVLAAIGFPLISPFAAVGFYEVSRRLERGQPLDWMQIFSVILRQSKRQLPSLCAVIVIVFLFWFFLGHMIFALFLGLAPMTNVSSSLEVFLTPNGLTMLAVGSVVGAGFATLLYMITVLALPLLLDRDVDFVTAMIASFQYVAAHPLPMFGWGVLLALVTFVAMLPAFLGLFVALPVLGHATWHLYDLLRVDGT